In Zalophus californianus isolate mZalCal1 chromosome 4, mZalCal1.pri.v2, whole genome shotgun sequence, the following proteins share a genomic window:
- the PARS2 gene encoding probable proline--tRNA ligase, mitochondrial isoform X1 translates to MRADLPPRGPRVLHKCFSGLGVMKGLLSRCRALSVLAICSHQLSGSSPHRFYHCDPERGKRLVLSRMFQPQNLREDQVLSLEDTSGDLTCKSQRLMLQVGLIHPASPGCYHLLPYTVRAMEKLERVIDQEMRAIGGQKVNMPSLSPGELWRATNRWDLMGKELLRLRDRHGKEYCLGPTHEEAVTALVASQKTVSYKQLPLLLYQVTRKFRDEPRPRFGLLRGREFYMKDMYSFDSSPEAARHTYGLVCEAYGSLFRRLGLRCIRVQADVGSIGGTASHEFQLPADIGEDRFAVCSGCGFSANTETLRWLQTDCPSCRGPLTEARGIEVGHTFYLGTKYSSIFNAQFTDAQGKPCLAEMGCYGLGVTRILAAAIEVLSTEDCLRWPGLLAPYQVCLIPPKKGSKEEVAAELMDHLYDLITEALPQLRGEVLLDDRTHRTIGNRLKDANKFGYPFVIIAGKRALEDPAHFEVWSQNTGEVVFLTREGVTEFLSQVRVV, encoded by the exons ATGAGGGCCGACCTTCCTCCCCGTGGACCTCGGGTCTT GCACAAGTGCTTCTCTGGGCTGGGTGTCATGAAAGGCCTGCTCTCAAGATGCAGAGCACTGTCCGTCCTGGCCATCTGCAGCCACCAGCTCTCTGGGTCCAGTCCTCACAGGTTTTACCACTGTGACCCTGAGAGAGGGAAGCGCTTGGTGCTGTCTCGCATGTTCCAGCCCCAGAACCTTCGGGAAGACCAGGTGCTCTCTCTCGAGGACACATCTGGCGACCTGACCTGTAAGAGCCAGAGGCTGATGCTGCAGGTGGGCCTGATCCACCCAGCAAGCCCCGGCTGTTACCACCTCCTGCCTTACACTGTGCGAGCCATGGAGAAGCTCGAGCGGGTGATAGACCAGGAGATGCGGGCCATCGGGGGGCAGAAGGTCAACATGCCCAGCCTCAGTCCAGGGGAGCTCTGGCGAGCCACCAACCGGTGGGACCTCATGGGCAAGGAGCTGCTAAGACTTAGAGACAGACACGGCAAGGAATACTGCTTGGGACCCACTCACGAGGAAGCCGTCACAGCCCTGGTCGCCTCCCAGAAGACAGTGTCCTACAAGCAGCTCCCGTTGCTGCTGTACCAGGTGACAAGGAAGTTTCGGGACGAGCCCAGGCCCCGCTTCGGTCTTCTCCGCGGCCGGGAGTTTTACATGAAGGACATGTACAGCTTCGACTCCTCCCCAGAGGCTGCCCGGCACACCTACGGCCTGGTGTGCGAGGCCTACGGCAGCCTGTTCCGCAGGCTGGGGCTGCGGTGCATCAGGGTCCAGGCGGACGTGGGCAGCATCGGGGGCACTGCGTCTCACGAGTTCCAGCTGCCGGCCGACATCGGGGAGGACCGGTTTGCCGTCTGTTCTGGCTGCGGCTTCTCGGCCAACACGGAGACACTGCGCTGGCTGCAGACTGACTGCCCGTCCTGCCGGGGCCCACTAACTGAGGCCAGAGGCATCGAGGTGGGGCACACGTTTTACCTGGGCACCAAGTACTCCTCCATTTTCAATGCCCAGTTCACTGATGCCCAGGGCAAGCCGTGCCTGGCCGAGATGGGCTGCTACGGCCTGGGCGTGACGCGGATACTGGCCGCTGCCATTGAGGTGCTGTCCACGGAGGACTGCCTTCGCTGGCCCGGCCTCCTGGCGCCTTACCAGGTGTGCCTCATCCCCCCGAAGAAGGGCAGTAAGGAGGAGGTGGCCGCCGAGCTCATGGACCACCTGTATGACCTCATCACGGAGGCCCTGCCGCAGCTCCGCGGGGAGGTCCTGCTCGACGACAGGACCCATCGGACCATTGGAAACAGACTAAAAGACGCCAACAAGTTTGGCTACCCCTTTGTGATCATCGCAGGCAAGAGGGCCCTGGAGGACCCGGCACATTTTGAAGTTTGGAGCCAGAACACCGGTGAGGTGGTCTTCCTCACCAGAGAGGGAGTCACGGAATTTCTGAGCCAAGTGCGGGTTGTCTGA
- the PARS2 gene encoding probable proline--tRNA ligase, mitochondrial isoform X2 produces MKGLLSRCRALSVLAICSHQLSGSSPHRFYHCDPERGKRLVLSRMFQPQNLREDQVLSLEDTSGDLTCKSQRLMLQVGLIHPASPGCYHLLPYTVRAMEKLERVIDQEMRAIGGQKVNMPSLSPGELWRATNRWDLMGKELLRLRDRHGKEYCLGPTHEEAVTALVASQKTVSYKQLPLLLYQVTRKFRDEPRPRFGLLRGREFYMKDMYSFDSSPEAARHTYGLVCEAYGSLFRRLGLRCIRVQADVGSIGGTASHEFQLPADIGEDRFAVCSGCGFSANTETLRWLQTDCPSCRGPLTEARGIEVGHTFYLGTKYSSIFNAQFTDAQGKPCLAEMGCYGLGVTRILAAAIEVLSTEDCLRWPGLLAPYQVCLIPPKKGSKEEVAAELMDHLYDLITEALPQLRGEVLLDDRTHRTIGNRLKDANKFGYPFVIIAGKRALEDPAHFEVWSQNTGEVVFLTREGVTEFLSQVRVV; encoded by the coding sequence ATGAAAGGCCTGCTCTCAAGATGCAGAGCACTGTCCGTCCTGGCCATCTGCAGCCACCAGCTCTCTGGGTCCAGTCCTCACAGGTTTTACCACTGTGACCCTGAGAGAGGGAAGCGCTTGGTGCTGTCTCGCATGTTCCAGCCCCAGAACCTTCGGGAAGACCAGGTGCTCTCTCTCGAGGACACATCTGGCGACCTGACCTGTAAGAGCCAGAGGCTGATGCTGCAGGTGGGCCTGATCCACCCAGCAAGCCCCGGCTGTTACCACCTCCTGCCTTACACTGTGCGAGCCATGGAGAAGCTCGAGCGGGTGATAGACCAGGAGATGCGGGCCATCGGGGGGCAGAAGGTCAACATGCCCAGCCTCAGTCCAGGGGAGCTCTGGCGAGCCACCAACCGGTGGGACCTCATGGGCAAGGAGCTGCTAAGACTTAGAGACAGACACGGCAAGGAATACTGCTTGGGACCCACTCACGAGGAAGCCGTCACAGCCCTGGTCGCCTCCCAGAAGACAGTGTCCTACAAGCAGCTCCCGTTGCTGCTGTACCAGGTGACAAGGAAGTTTCGGGACGAGCCCAGGCCCCGCTTCGGTCTTCTCCGCGGCCGGGAGTTTTACATGAAGGACATGTACAGCTTCGACTCCTCCCCAGAGGCTGCCCGGCACACCTACGGCCTGGTGTGCGAGGCCTACGGCAGCCTGTTCCGCAGGCTGGGGCTGCGGTGCATCAGGGTCCAGGCGGACGTGGGCAGCATCGGGGGCACTGCGTCTCACGAGTTCCAGCTGCCGGCCGACATCGGGGAGGACCGGTTTGCCGTCTGTTCTGGCTGCGGCTTCTCGGCCAACACGGAGACACTGCGCTGGCTGCAGACTGACTGCCCGTCCTGCCGGGGCCCACTAACTGAGGCCAGAGGCATCGAGGTGGGGCACACGTTTTACCTGGGCACCAAGTACTCCTCCATTTTCAATGCCCAGTTCACTGATGCCCAGGGCAAGCCGTGCCTGGCCGAGATGGGCTGCTACGGCCTGGGCGTGACGCGGATACTGGCCGCTGCCATTGAGGTGCTGTCCACGGAGGACTGCCTTCGCTGGCCCGGCCTCCTGGCGCCTTACCAGGTGTGCCTCATCCCCCCGAAGAAGGGCAGTAAGGAGGAGGTGGCCGCCGAGCTCATGGACCACCTGTATGACCTCATCACGGAGGCCCTGCCGCAGCTCCGCGGGGAGGTCCTGCTCGACGACAGGACCCATCGGACCATTGGAAACAGACTAAAAGACGCCAACAAGTTTGGCTACCCCTTTGTGATCATCGCAGGCAAGAGGGCCCTGGAGGACCCGGCACATTTTGAAGTTTGGAGCCAGAACACCGGTGAGGTGGTCTTCCTCACCAGAGAGGGAGTCACGGAATTTCTGAGCCAAGTGCGGGTTGTCTGA